The following coding sequences lie in one Alloacidobacterium dinghuense genomic window:
- a CDS encoding recombinase family protein: protein MKRAALYMRVSTLDQHPETQLYELRQMAQQRGFHIVEEYTDRISGAKARRPGLDALMRDARRGRFDVILVWASDRIARSVKHLLDLLDEFNRLNIEFVSFREQIDTGGPLGRAIVVIIGAIAELERNLILERVRCLKRPPKTRPLNPA from the coding sequence ATGAAGCGCGCCGCCCTGTACATGCGGGTCTCCACCCTCGATCAGCACCCCGAAACCCAGCTCTACGAGCTCCGGCAGATGGCTCAGCAGCGCGGCTTCCATATCGTCGAGGAGTACACCGACAGGATTTCCGGTGCCAAGGCCAGGAGACCGGGCCTCGATGCCCTGATGCGTGATGCCCGCCGCGGCCGCTTCGACGTCATCTTGGTCTGGGCCTCGGATCGCATCGCCCGGTCGGTGAAGCATCTCCTTGATCTGCTCGATGAGTTCAATCGGCTCAACATCGAGTTCGTCAGCTTCCGCGAGCAGATCGACACCGGCGGTCCGCTGGGCCGCGCCATTGTCGTCATCATCGGGGCCATCGCAGAGCTCGAACGCAACCTCATCCTCGAACGGGTGCGCTGTCTCAAACGGCCTCCAAAAACCCGCCCGCTAAACCCCGCCTAA
- a CDS encoding alkaline phosphatase family protein, with protein sequence MWWAQVPEPSVVGNPAIAGPLGLGFRVPMLIISPFSRGGFVSSDLFDHTSVLRFLETRFGAEVPNLTAWRRSTVGDMTSAFNFIKPDTSIPTLPSTVAGLPSTIAECVNNLAAFSAYQLPTPQVMPTQEDGSAIRPSGAC encoded by the coding sequence ATGTGGTGGGCACAGGTCCCGGAACCGTCTGTAGTGGGGAACCCAGCGATAGCCGGTCCCCTTGGACTCGGCTTTCGAGTGCCAATGTTGATCATCTCTCCCTTCAGCCGAGGCGGTTTTGTTTCATCGGACCTGTTCGATCACACCTCGGTTCTTCGCTTTCTTGAGACACGATTCGGGGCTGAAGTGCCGAACCTGACTGCATGGCGTCGCTCAACAGTAGGCGATATGACGAGCGCCTTCAACTTCATCAAGCCTGACACATCCATTCCCACATTGCCCTCAACCGTCGCAGGCCTTCCGTCAACCATCGCCGAATGCGTTAACAACCTGGCGGCCTTTTCTGCGTACCAACTTCCCACTCCGCAAGTTATGCCAACCCAAGAAGACGGTTCGGCAATTCGGCCGAGTGGCGCCTGTTAA
- a CDS encoding TonB-dependent receptor has protein sequence MRKCFQQTFSVLILICLLTSFRVPAQTAPGGIAGNVQDSAGAVLVSARVEIEPSDRQAATDNQGTFRIPNLPPGQYTLRVSYVGFNPFETTVTVASSQTANVTATLQVGSDADTVLVTAPRLEGEAEAVNVERMSAQIVQVAPQGVITSLPNTNIADAIGRLPSVSLERDEGEGKYVQIRGTEPRLSNLTVNGVNVPSVEVTVRNVKMDAIPSNGIERIEVYKTLAADQDADGVGGTVNLVTPTAQDKPTYSLNGTAGYNPLQTGYWRGGFDGTFGKRFGPGKKFGFLLGGTWDRTNRGIDDLEPSQTFGTLANGQNVAYVSSEDFRSYDYYRTRYGFDTGIDYKITPTLTTYVKGLYADFHDFGETHVYTPSTANMIDSASGSTVNFFTPAQCDAYNAQNPNASTPCSYGNWVYRHYIRRPDQQVFSFLAGASQALPKDLITVNLAVSRGHNIGGQDFPTTYFSGPPAVTFSEDLSNPYRPRLYATDGTNGFNTTQYTVNESDTGSYHATQLNIQGSADLAHNYNLSGHASTFSMGLKFRNSYSTQRENDTHLAFTGTNPFTLASVGGNYTNPTYYNKSFAINGQAYGPTSSYNKILSAVAANSGAFTEDVVGDSNTYASAFFNADELISAGYLEDVIYFNNVRLEGGVRFDSGSTHFLANTIDNGANGPCYKDPSQSCPAVTPNRQDANYFNALPSVALQWQFQKDSNLRVVYSRGLARPNIGDLVPATVVDPNQTPYPTVSTGNPNLIPTLSDNFDVLAEHYLKPLGIVQAGYFFKELHNPIYPVATLLPNYNNTGRTYQLTQSINGPNAHIQGIELQWEQRFSFLPGILSGFGIDANYSYSASQVTFPSGFDGGRTDHPGLDRTAPNNYNFNLTYDKSRFSGRFAISHNDPNIAAYQWNATTGPTNDPILGLKGPTGDNYFYGHTQFDVQGSYRIYKDLRVVASGLNLSNEVFGFYNGSGIYPVQREYYRPTVSFGLRWTLAGEQ, from the coding sequence ATGCGCAAATGTTTCCAACAGACGTTCTCCGTTCTCATACTTATCTGCTTGCTGACTTCGTTCCGAGTGCCCGCACAAACGGCTCCCGGCGGTATAGCCGGAAATGTTCAAGATTCAGCTGGCGCGGTTCTTGTCAGCGCGAGAGTAGAAATCGAACCGTCCGATCGCCAGGCAGCCACCGACAATCAAGGGACATTTCGTATCCCGAACCTTCCTCCTGGGCAGTACACGCTCAGGGTTTCCTATGTGGGGTTCAACCCATTTGAAACAACTGTGACCGTCGCTTCAAGTCAAACTGCAAATGTGACTGCGACGCTCCAGGTGGGATCTGACGCCGACACTGTCCTTGTCACCGCACCTCGACTTGAGGGCGAAGCGGAAGCCGTGAACGTCGAGCGCATGTCGGCACAAATTGTGCAGGTTGCGCCACAGGGAGTGATCACCAGTCTTCCCAACACCAACATCGCCGATGCCATAGGGCGCTTGCCCAGCGTGTCTCTGGAGAGAGATGAAGGTGAAGGCAAGTACGTACAGATTCGCGGCACGGAACCGCGCTTGTCGAATCTTACCGTCAACGGCGTCAACGTGCCGTCGGTTGAAGTGACGGTGCGCAACGTCAAGATGGACGCGATCCCCTCCAACGGAATTGAGCGCATCGAGGTCTACAAGACTCTCGCTGCCGATCAGGACGCCGATGGCGTAGGCGGTACGGTGAACCTGGTAACCCCGACGGCACAGGACAAGCCAACGTATTCGCTGAACGGTACGGCAGGATACAACCCTCTGCAAACCGGCTACTGGCGCGGAGGCTTTGACGGAACTTTCGGGAAGCGATTCGGACCCGGCAAAAAGTTCGGGTTCCTGTTGGGTGGAACATGGGATCGCACCAACCGTGGTATCGACGATCTTGAACCGAGCCAGACCTTCGGCACCCTCGCCAACGGTCAAAATGTTGCCTATGTCAGCAGCGAGGACTTTCGCTCGTACGATTACTATCGCACCCGGTACGGCTTCGATACCGGAATAGACTACAAAATTACCCCCACTCTGACGACCTATGTGAAGGGCCTTTATGCCGACTTTCACGATTTCGGTGAAACCCATGTTTACACGCCAAGCACAGCAAACATGATCGATTCCGCCAGCGGCTCGACGGTAAATTTCTTCACTCCCGCTCAATGCGATGCGTATAACGCGCAGAATCCGAATGCGAGCACACCTTGCAGCTACGGGAATTGGGTCTATCGCCACTACATCCGCAGGCCCGATCAGCAGGTTTTCAGCTTCCTGGCCGGCGCCAGCCAAGCTTTGCCCAAGGATTTGATCACTGTCAACCTTGCTGTATCGCGCGGCCATAACATCGGCGGACAGGACTTCCCAACGACTTATTTCAGCGGGCCGCCTGCCGTGACTTTCAGTGAGGACCTGAGCAATCCTTACCGCCCAAGGCTTTACGCTACAGACGGTACAAATGGCTTTAACACCACTCAGTACACGGTCAATGAATCCGACACCGGTAGTTATCACGCTACGCAGCTCAACATCCAGGGATCGGCAGATCTCGCGCATAACTACAATTTGTCAGGGCATGCAAGCACCTTCTCAATGGGGCTGAAGTTTCGTAACTCCTACTCCACACAACGCGAGAACGACACGCATCTCGCTTTCACGGGAACGAATCCCTTCACCCTGGCCAGTGTAGGGGGAAACTATACGAATCCGACCTACTACAACAAATCGTTTGCGATTAACGGACAGGCGTATGGGCCTACCTCCTCGTACAACAAAATACTGAGCGCTGTGGCGGCCAACTCGGGCGCTTTCACTGAAGACGTCGTAGGCGATTCCAACACATATGCTTCGGCATTCTTCAATGCCGATGAGCTGATCTCCGCAGGTTATCTGGAAGACGTAATTTATTTCAATAACGTGCGCCTGGAAGGTGGCGTGCGTTTTGATTCTGGCAGCACTCACTTTCTTGCGAATACGATCGACAACGGCGCGAATGGGCCCTGCTACAAAGACCCAAGCCAGAGTTGCCCTGCCGTTACGCCCAATCGGCAGGATGCCAACTACTTCAATGCGCTTCCCAGTGTGGCGTTGCAATGGCAGTTCCAGAAGGACAGCAATCTGCGTGTCGTCTACAGCCGCGGACTTGCGCGGCCCAATATCGGAGACCTGGTGCCAGCCACCGTGGTCGATCCAAACCAGACTCCGTATCCAACGGTTTCTACAGGCAATCCAAATCTGATTCCGACCTTGTCAGACAACTTCGATGTTCTGGCCGAACACTATCTCAAACCGTTGGGTATTGTGCAAGCCGGGTATTTCTTTAAAGAACTCCATAACCCGATCTATCCGGTTGCAACTCTTCTTCCGAATTACAACAACACTGGCAGGACATATCAGTTGACACAGTCCATCAATGGACCGAACGCGCACATTCAGGGAATTGAGCTGCAATGGGAGCAGCGTTTCTCCTTTCTCCCTGGCATCTTGAGCGGATTTGGCATCGATGCGAACTACAGCTATTCGGCTTCGCAGGTCACTTTCCCATCAGGATTCGACGGCGGCCGCACCGATCATCCTGGGTTGGACCGTACTGCGCCCAACAACTACAACTTCAACCTGACTTACGATAAGAGCCGCTTCTCAGGACGTTTTGCTATCAGCCACAACGACCCGAACATTGCGGCCTACCAGTGGAACGCGACAACCGGCCCGACGAACGATCCGATTCTTGGACTAAAGGGCCCAACAGGCGATAACTACTTCTACGGGCACACGCAGTTTGATGTGCAGGGCAGCTATCGCATCTATAAGGATTTGCGGGTAGTGGCGTCGGGACTGAATCTCAGCAATGAGGTCTTCGGGTTCTACAACGGTAGCGGCATCTACCCGGTACAGCGCGAGTATTACAGACCCACCGTCTCGTTTGGTTTGCGCTGGACGCTAGCGGGTGAACAATAA
- a CDS encoding YncE family protein, with the protein MKNTIQLMVASTVLLLSGSASHAFAQSNWGVTKTFHIGGDGGWDYLTVDRSTHRLFVPRSTHTMVIDADSGKVLGDIPGQKTAHGVAIAPKVGRGFITDGGGSGAIVVFDLKTYAVLGTIPTMPDSDGIIYDGALDRVLAVSGDGGVLMTFKPDIDPKNGKIDPPIMLGGAPEFLASDGAGKVYINLEDKDTVAVVDLNSRKVTARWPVAPGGHPVGMSMDTKSRRLFIGCRNPQKLIVMSADDGKVEASLPIGAGVDATKVMAEKSFASCRDGSLVVAAEKAGKFEVEQVVKTPEGARTMGVDETSQLIYLPTAELEPATTGRPKPKPGTFMIVVVGQR; encoded by the coding sequence TTGAAGAACACCATCCAACTCATGGTTGCGTCCACTGTGCTCCTGTTATCTGGAAGTGCATCGCATGCGTTTGCACAATCCAACTGGGGAGTTACGAAAACATTTCATATCGGCGGAGACGGCGGCTGGGACTATCTCACAGTCGACCGCTCCACGCACCGGCTGTTTGTGCCGCGATCCACTCACACTATGGTCATCGATGCTGATTCAGGGAAGGTGCTCGGAGACATACCCGGCCAGAAAACCGCACATGGCGTAGCGATCGCTCCCAAGGTTGGACGTGGCTTCATCACCGATGGCGGCGGTAGCGGCGCTATCGTGGTTTTCGACCTGAAGACCTACGCAGTGCTGGGGACGATCCCCACCATGCCCGACTCCGACGGCATCATCTACGACGGGGCGCTTGACCGCGTTCTTGCTGTCTCAGGCGACGGCGGCGTGCTGATGACCTTCAAGCCCGACATCGATCCGAAGAATGGCAAGATCGATCCTCCCATTATGCTGGGCGGAGCGCCGGAGTTCCTCGCCTCTGACGGTGCAGGCAAGGTCTACATCAACCTGGAAGATAAGGATACCGTTGCTGTCGTCGACCTGAATTCGCGAAAAGTGACCGCACGCTGGCCAGTCGCTCCGGGTGGACATCCGGTCGGCATGTCGATGGATACAAAATCACGTCGTCTCTTCATCGGCTGCCGGAATCCGCAAAAGCTGATCGTGATGAGCGCGGACGATGGCAAAGTGGAAGCATCGTTGCCTATTGGCGCGGGTGTAGATGCCACAAAGGTCATGGCAGAAAAGTCCTTCGCGAGCTGCCGCGACGGATCGCTCGTTGTGGCTGCGGAGAAGGCGGGCAAGTTCGAAGTAGAACAGGTCGTCAAGACACCTGAAGGTGCGCGAACAATGGGCGTGGATGAGACTTCACAATTGATCTATTTACCTACAGCCGAGCTTGAGCCAGCAACAACGGGTCGGCCAAAGCCGAAGCCGGGCACCTTTATGATTGTTGTGGTTGGACAGCGGTGA
- a CDS encoding protein kinase domain-containing protein → MAESRREIVALLFEAALEQPPEQRQAYLSQACGGDSDLQGAVEQLLRDYEAAGSFLQKPLLNSGSDSTKDISALGHHPVRAGESFFRPSDIIANRFHVVRFIDRGGMGEVYEVEDRHLHDVHVALKVIRPEISGDPAMQARFEREVLAARQVVHPHLCPIYHIERCTDLRGPLCFLTMKLLPGETVAARLRRQGVLPLQEATIIVHQIGSGLAAAHKAGIIHRDIKPGNIMLQGSGEAVNACLMDFGLARSLYFDTTRISVTEIAGTPGYLAPELFQGQFPSPASDIYSFGVVAYEMLLGRLPVFPLQSEGQNRKKPDFHDLPTAWQRLIRGCLEADPSRRFSNVQQLLDELDEGHHKISRRTAIRLGAGAGIALGGMVWIEWPRIDFLFNPLPANRSVALMAWPTPRSEDTALLSTIIESIKGRLARAEAYVKNLLVVSEADNPDSPSKLSTPTDARNTLGANLVLAAALHDQSSAVTLSLQLLNSATQKVLRKGHVESSSSQLSRLADEGYALAARVLDLQERKDSLEDSEEIRNLPPEAYREFTEAERLSNEPNNTGLDAAIDKYEKVLALVPKFSLGYAQIAIIYVRKFLLDGGQPCLDLAARNADLSLSNPRSVRSLLSKALVYSYTGKTEQAIQYFEKSLKLDPDNPEVMIYKAETFRDLDRWADEEKAYRELLTIRPNYWVAHNELGWVLSRQARYKEAAAEFEAASVCAPTVALPLANLSTMYIEEGDFENAIDAARRSLAKHPNANAYNNLGNIAFTKGNYRQALTQYQKAVELSPKNNLLWRNIGDCYAMFGDKSMVRAKYARAAELLADDLKTNPQAGYNWMTLAFYHAKIGDFADAEHELENGDSRGASDVDSQFMKVQALALLGKKDEALAILLRCLDKGLAPLDVDLALDLADLRKDPRYKSHVAMLTSPAHKTHS, encoded by the coding sequence ATGGCTGAATCACGTCGGGAAATCGTGGCATTGCTGTTTGAAGCGGCATTGGAGCAGCCGCCTGAACAGCGACAGGCTTACCTCAGTCAGGCCTGTGGGGGTGACAGTGATTTGCAAGGCGCAGTCGAACAACTGCTTCGTGATTATGAAGCAGCCGGAAGTTTTCTCCAGAAACCACTACTAAATAGTGGGTCGGATAGTACGAAGGATATCAGCGCACTGGGACATCACCCCGTGCGGGCAGGTGAATCTTTCTTTCGTCCTAGCGACATCATTGCGAATCGGTTCCATGTGGTTCGATTTATCGACCGAGGTGGAATGGGTGAAGTGTACGAGGTCGAAGATCGTCACCTCCACGATGTACATGTTGCTCTCAAGGTGATTCGGCCGGAGATTTCCGGAGACCCGGCGATGCAGGCCCGTTTCGAGCGCGAGGTACTCGCGGCGCGCCAGGTAGTCCATCCGCATCTTTGCCCCATCTACCACATTGAGCGCTGCACCGATTTACGAGGCCCGTTGTGTTTCCTGACGATGAAGTTGTTGCCTGGCGAGACGGTTGCCGCCCGGCTAAGGCGGCAGGGCGTACTCCCGCTTCAGGAAGCAACAATCATCGTGCACCAGATCGGGTCTGGACTGGCAGCCGCGCATAAAGCGGGCATCATCCATCGAGACATAAAGCCAGGCAACATCATGCTCCAAGGATCCGGTGAAGCTGTGAATGCATGCCTGATGGACTTCGGCCTGGCGCGCAGCCTTTACTTTGATACGACCCGGATCAGTGTCACTGAAATAGCCGGTACTCCGGGATATCTTGCGCCGGAGCTCTTCCAAGGGCAGTTTCCATCTCCGGCAAGCGATATCTATTCATTTGGCGTCGTCGCTTACGAAATGCTCCTGGGGCGCCTACCGGTGTTTCCGCTCCAGTCGGAAGGGCAAAACAGAAAAAAGCCCGATTTTCATGATCTTCCCACAGCGTGGCAGAGGCTGATTCGAGGCTGCCTGGAGGCAGATCCATCGCGGCGATTCTCAAATGTGCAACAGCTGCTGGACGAACTTGACGAAGGCCACCATAAGATTTCACGTCGGACCGCAATCCGTCTTGGGGCTGGCGCGGGCATCGCTTTGGGAGGCATGGTCTGGATCGAGTGGCCTCGCATCGATTTTCTCTTCAACCCCCTTCCGGCTAACCGATCAGTGGCCCTGATGGCATGGCCCACTCCGCGAAGTGAAGATACAGCGCTCCTTTCGACTATCATTGAGTCCATCAAGGGCAGACTTGCCCGGGCAGAAGCGTATGTCAAGAATCTACTGGTCGTCTCGGAGGCAGACAATCCGGACTCGCCAAGCAAGTTATCGACACCGACAGACGCGCGAAATACTTTGGGCGCCAATCTGGTCTTAGCAGCCGCGCTTCATGACCAAAGTTCCGCCGTTACTCTTAGTCTTCAGTTGTTGAACTCAGCTACGCAAAAGGTACTTCGCAAGGGTCATGTCGAGTCCTCGTCATCTCAATTGAGCAGGCTCGCGGACGAGGGATATGCGCTGGCGGCGCGGGTCCTCGACCTGCAGGAGCGCAAGGACTCACTTGAGGATTCAGAGGAGATACGAAACCTACCTCCCGAAGCCTATAGGGAGTTTACGGAGGCTGAGCGCCTCTCCAATGAGCCGAATAACACAGGGCTGGATGCCGCCATTGACAAGTATGAAAAGGTGTTGGCGCTCGTGCCGAAGTTCTCTCTTGGCTATGCACAGATCGCAATCATATATGTCCGTAAGTTCCTGCTTGACGGCGGACAGCCATGCCTCGATCTGGCAGCCCGGAACGCCGATCTTTCTCTGAGTAATCCAAGATCAGTTAGATCTCTGCTGAGCAAAGCACTCGTTTATTCCTACACAGGAAAAACCGAGCAGGCCATCCAGTACTTCGAAAAGTCATTGAAACTCGATCCGGACAACCCCGAAGTGATGATCTACAAGGCTGAGACCTTCCGCGATCTGGATCGCTGGGCGGATGAAGAAAAGGCATATCGGGAACTGCTCACAATCAGGCCGAATTACTGGGTGGCACACAATGAGCTTGGCTGGGTCCTCTCCCGGCAGGCCAGGTATAAAGAGGCTGCTGCCGAGTTTGAAGCGGCCTCTGTATGTGCCCCGACGGTAGCGCTGCCGCTCGCCAACTTAAGCACGATGTACATCGAGGAGGGTGATTTTGAAAATGCTATCGACGCTGCCCGCCGCAGCCTGGCCAAACATCCCAATGCGAATGCCTACAACAATCTCGGCAATATTGCATTCACCAAAGGGAACTATCGCCAAGCCCTCACTCAATACCAAAAGGCCGTGGAGCTTAGCCCAAAGAACAATCTTCTCTGGAGGAACATTGGAGATTGCTACGCAATGTTTGGTGACAAATCGATGGTCCGGGCCAAATATGCAAGAGCCGCCGAGTTACTGGCCGATGATCTGAAGACCAATCCCCAGGCAGGCTATAACTGGATGACGCTGGCCTTTTACCACGCGAAGATCGGAGACTTCGCCGATGCAGAACACGAACTTGAAAATGGAGATTCTCGTGGTGCCAGTGATGTCGACTCACAGTTCATGAAAGTCCAGGCATTAGCGCTGCTTGGGAAGAAGGATGAGGCCTTGGCAATTCTCCTCCGTTGCCTAGACAAGGGCTTGGCGCCTCTCGATGTTGATCTCGCCCTCGATCTGGCGGATCTGCGCAAAGACCCACGATACAAATCGCATGTAGCCATGCTTACCTCCCCCGCTCACAAGACGCATTCCTGA
- a CDS encoding ECF-type sigma factor: MSASEGDVTALLKAMTRGDVTANEKLLPLVYKELHRLAKSYMRRERRDHTLQPTALINEAYLRLAHDSTDWQSRAHFIGIAANVMRQVLIDHARAHKARVRGGDLQRVEFDEGFIVSGNTSPDLLALDEALLRLEKENPRQAKVVELRYFAGLSVEETARVLGIAPRSVKRDWAVARTRLYGEISRRGRNA, from the coding sequence ATGAGCGCGAGCGAGGGAGATGTTACGGCTCTTTTGAAAGCTATGACGCGTGGAGATGTCACGGCGAACGAGAAGTTATTGCCTCTCGTCTACAAGGAACTGCATCGTCTGGCGAAATCCTACATGCGCCGCGAACGACGTGATCATACCCTTCAGCCAACCGCCCTTATCAACGAAGCGTACTTGCGGCTCGCTCATGATTCCACCGACTGGCAGAGCCGGGCTCATTTCATCGGGATCGCTGCGAATGTTATGCGCCAAGTGTTAATCGATCATGCCCGGGCGCACAAGGCCCGCGTCCGTGGAGGTGATCTTCAAAGGGTGGAGTTCGACGAGGGTTTTATCGTATCGGGAAATACGTCCCCGGATCTCCTCGCGCTAGATGAAGCACTGCTCAGGCTCGAAAAAGAAAATCCACGACAGGCGAAAGTTGTAGAACTGCGCTATTTCGCGGGGCTCTCAGTCGAAGAGACGGCGCGGGTTCTGGGCATAGCTCCGCGCTCGGTCAAGCGCGACTGGGCTGTCGCGCGGACAAGGCTGTATGGGGAGATCAGCCGTCGCGGACGTAACGCCTGA
- a CDS encoding winged helix-turn-helix transcriptional regulator encodes MSAKRIVSMCPIEELLVLIGGRWKPVILWWLMSTEKPFRFKILRQSMPRISQKVLTQQLRELERDGLVKREMFPEMPVRVEYSLTAFGRKLRPVLEELDSWAREYLL; translated from the coding sequence ATGAGCGCTAAACGTATTGTCAGCATGTGTCCGATCGAGGAATTGCTTGTCCTGATCGGGGGCCGCTGGAAGCCAGTCATTCTCTGGTGGCTTATGAGCACCGAAAAGCCGTTCCGGTTCAAAATCCTCCGGCAAAGCATGCCTCGAATCTCGCAGAAGGTATTGACGCAGCAGCTGCGAGAACTTGAGCGGGACGGACTTGTCAAAAGAGAGATGTTTCCCGAAATGCCTGTGCGTGTTGAATACTCGCTGACCGCGTTCGGACGAAAGCTCCGGCCTGTTCTTGAGGAGCTCGATTCCTGGGCTCGAGAGTATCTGCTTTAG
- a CDS encoding hydrolase, whose translation MVQNNGRPKLSEKGLLTPDNCVVALIDHQGQMIFGTSNFDRQGIINNTVAIAKASRVFDVPVVLSTVETKSFSGNMWPQLRAVFPGQEPIERSSMNSWDDKNFVDAIEKSGRKKIVLAGLWTETCVALPTIQAIHDGYEVYVLEDCCGDVSQLAHDNAMKRVVQAGAKPVTSLSTMLEWQRDWAHKETYDAVMDIVKTHYGAYGIGVEYAYTMVHGAPPTKFPEYVIPAALAGAHK comes from the coding sequence ATGGTTCAGAACAACGGTCGTCCAAAACTGAGCGAAAAGGGGCTTTTGACGCCGGACAATTGCGTTGTGGCGTTGATTGACCATCAGGGACAAATGATTTTCGGAACGAGCAATTTCGATCGTCAGGGAATCATCAACAACACCGTCGCAATTGCGAAAGCTTCCAGAGTGTTTGATGTGCCTGTGGTACTCAGCACAGTAGAAACGAAGAGCTTTAGTGGCAACATGTGGCCGCAGCTGCGAGCCGTATTTCCGGGCCAAGAACCCATCGAGCGGTCTTCCATGAACTCGTGGGACGACAAAAACTTTGTCGACGCGATCGAAAAAAGCGGACGCAAGAAGATCGTGTTGGCCGGACTGTGGACGGAGACTTGCGTGGCGCTTCCGACGATACAGGCGATCCACGACGGCTACGAAGTCTACGTGCTGGAGGATTGTTGCGGTGACGTGAGTCAACTCGCTCATGACAACGCTATGAAGCGAGTAGTCCAGGCGGGAGCGAAACCCGTGACGTCACTCTCAACCATGCTGGAGTGGCAGCGCGACTGGGCGCACAAGGAAACTTACGACGCCGTGATGGACATTGTGAAGACCCACTATGGAGCCTACGGGATCGGAGTCGAGTACGCGTACACGATGGTGCACGGCGCTCCCCCAACCAAATTTCCTGAATATGTAATTCCTGCGGCGCTCGCTGGCGCACACAAGTAG